A genomic segment from Fuerstiella sp. encodes:
- a CDS encoding glycosyltransferase family 39 protein gives MRTLLRRSLDCPRFCGFTAFVVSTLVLLGHYSVKYGLNTPPSTSGDELSYDSIGWNLAHGEGFAEGGSDPIFHGPYEQTGQSDSENTGGHDSRQPEPVAHRPPLFPVALAGLNTVFGRQFWSIRVMNVIASAATCGLLIWYLTGTERHTAAVIAFCMFLVVDTRTRLYGRAVLTEASATFLTTIATLLLIQLSHTTRLRNVVLLGIVVGVMVLNRTVFVLWMPGIALIVAALIYRNDHVSSTLSGIHCWRKAFSMTLVFLFCAVLVILPWGWRNVRVLGAMMPLGTQGMTQLPAGFSDRAVRTGGVWQIESSRQLTKSIDLNSMSRLERDVVRARLGKTAAFEWIRNHPGTSIWLAAIKILQEYRPRSLTGWLIGSSALGGLILTIRRKETHVFLALHAVSCFAIGCTWSVDGRFVVPLMFAIHVPAAVALATPTCLIRLWWSDGST, from the coding sequence ATGAGAACACTGCTTCGACGCAGTCTTGATTGTCCCCGATTCTGCGGTTTCACTGCATTTGTAGTCAGCACACTGGTACTGCTGGGACATTACTCCGTCAAATACGGACTTAACACACCTCCGTCAACATCCGGCGATGAGCTTTCATACGACAGTATTGGCTGGAACCTGGCGCATGGCGAGGGATTCGCGGAAGGTGGCAGTGATCCGATCTTTCACGGTCCGTATGAGCAGACCGGTCAATCCGATTCTGAAAATACCGGCGGGCATGACAGCCGGCAACCGGAACCCGTTGCACACCGACCACCGCTGTTTCCCGTTGCACTTGCGGGCTTGAATACAGTATTCGGACGACAGTTCTGGTCAATCCGCGTAATGAACGTTATTGCCAGCGCAGCAACTTGTGGTCTGCTGATCTGGTATTTAACCGGGACTGAACGACACACAGCAGCAGTCATTGCGTTCTGTATGTTTCTCGTGGTGGACACACGAACCCGATTGTACGGTCGCGCTGTTCTGACAGAGGCGAGTGCCACATTCCTGACGACAATCGCAACCCTGCTGCTCATTCAGCTCAGCCACACAACGCGTCTGCGAAATGTGGTGCTGTTGGGAATCGTCGTCGGAGTGATGGTTCTGAACCGAACCGTATTTGTACTGTGGATGCCGGGAATTGCACTGATTGTGGCGGCGTTGATTTACCGCAATGATCATGTTTCTTCGACGCTGTCCGGAATTCACTGCTGGCGGAAAGCGTTCTCTATGACGCTGGTGTTTCTGTTTTGCGCTGTTCTTGTCATCCTTCCATGGGGGTGGCGAAATGTCCGTGTTCTTGGCGCCATGATGCCGTTGGGTACACAGGGAATGACACAACTTCCTGCCGGATTCAGTGATCGTGCGGTCCGGACAGGCGGTGTATGGCAAATAGAATCTTCTCGTCAGCTGACAAAGTCAATCGACCTGAACTCAATGAGTCGACTCGAACGCGATGTGGTTCGTGCTCGGTTGGGAAAGACTGCCGCATTCGAATGGATCCGAAATCATCCCGGCACCTCAATCTGGCTGGCTGCGATCAAAATTCTGCAGGAGTATCGGCCACGATCACTGACAGGGTGGCTCATCGGAAGCAGTGCGCTCGGAGGACTCATACTGACAATTCGCCGTAAGGAGACCCATGTGTTTCTGGCGCTGCACGCCGTCAGTTGTTTCGCAATTGGATGCACCTGGTCGGTCGACGGGCGTTTTGTCGTACCATTGATGTTTGCTATCCACGTCCCTGCTGCGGTCGCTCTGGCCACTCCAACTTGTCTGATTCGCCTCTGGTGGTCTGACGGTAGTACTTGA
- a CDS encoding serine/threonine protein kinase produces MPQPVVNLLAAMFPLTGGKSSRNKLGILLFRIESSVTIAKEADSDMADKTGVDEQLVSILECLLDQSMAEDRSQQVVQAIAEHPELEQQIRELAATAMIVDEMAAFQSGDFTEVAIAAVSADDFQPGVPRSSPGLRIGKYELLEEIGRGGMGVVYRAHQTDLNRDVALKMIPNAEFVAVDNLARLRREALAAGHLSHPNVVPVYDVGEQDGYPWFCMKFIDGETLSDRLQRGAMGTQEAVRLILPIVDAIRTAHAEGILHRDLKPSNILIADDGTPFVTDFGLSKRTQFSAQSQSHLSGKRDASITTTGAILGTPAWMSPEQAEGQTAVIGYASDIYSLGAVLYAMLTGRPPFQAATPLETLLMVIEQEPPSVRITNPSIDSDLEMIVTKCLQKPADLRYLTADALAQDLRAWLNNEPVSARSWTLNSVLMRLFRESHHVSVLQNWGVLWMWHSLVLLVLCVSTNVIQLTGIQIRWPYPGLWIVGLGIWAVIFWTLRRRSGPVTAVERQIAHVWGGSMICSSLLFALEWIMHRPVLEFSPVLGAIAGMVFLVKAAMLSGTFYVSAMVLFATSPLMAALQQSDLPNLSISLFGVVSAGTFFFPGLKYYRQTTRGESDKLEWPERPQQGRG; encoded by the coding sequence ATGCCACAGCCCGTCGTCAATTTGCTGGCAGCAATGTTTCCATTGACGGGCGGCAAATCAAGCCGTAATAAACTTGGTATTCTGCTGTTCCGGATCGAGAGTTCTGTCACGATTGCAAAAGAAGCCGACAGTGATATGGCTGATAAAACTGGTGTGGATGAGCAACTGGTAAGCATTCTGGAATGCCTTTTGGATCAGTCAATGGCAGAGGATCGAAGCCAACAGGTCGTCCAGGCGATCGCAGAACACCCGGAGCTGGAGCAGCAGATCAGAGAGCTGGCGGCCACTGCGATGATCGTGGACGAGATGGCAGCGTTTCAATCCGGCGATTTTACTGAAGTTGCGATTGCTGCTGTTTCCGCTGATGATTTTCAACCGGGTGTGCCGCGCAGCAGCCCCGGTTTAAGAATCGGAAAATATGAACTGCTCGAAGAGATTGGGCGAGGCGGAATGGGTGTGGTCTATCGTGCGCATCAGACGGATCTGAACCGTGATGTTGCGCTGAAGATGATTCCAAACGCAGAATTTGTCGCTGTGGATAATCTTGCCCGTCTGCGTCGCGAAGCTCTGGCTGCCGGGCACCTCAGTCATCCCAATGTTGTGCCCGTGTATGATGTCGGGGAACAGGATGGCTATCCATGGTTTTGTATGAAATTTATTGACGGCGAGACGCTCAGTGATCGCCTTCAGAGAGGGGCGATGGGAACCCAGGAAGCTGTCCGTTTAATTTTGCCGATTGTCGATGCGATCCGGACGGCACATGCCGAAGGAATTCTTCACCGGGATTTGAAGCCATCCAACATTCTGATTGCTGATGACGGTACTCCCTTCGTGACGGATTTTGGACTGTCAAAACGCACACAATTTTCGGCGCAGTCACAGTCTCATCTGAGTGGTAAACGGGATGCCAGTATTACAACCACCGGAGCCATTCTTGGGACGCCGGCCTGGATGTCGCCGGAACAGGCGGAAGGACAGACTGCAGTAATCGGTTACGCCAGTGATATCTACAGTTTGGGTGCTGTTCTCTACGCGATGCTCACCGGTCGTCCGCCGTTTCAGGCGGCGACACCACTGGAAACCTTGTTGATGGTCATTGAACAGGAACCTCCGTCTGTCCGAATCACTAATCCATCGATTGATTCTGACCTTGAGATGATTGTCACAAAATGTCTGCAGAAACCAGCGGACCTGCGTTATTTAACCGCAGATGCACTCGCCCAGGATCTGCGTGCCTGGCTCAATAATGAGCCGGTCAGTGCCCGCAGCTGGACACTCAACAGTGTACTGATGCGTCTGTTTCGTGAGTCGCATCATGTTTCCGTGCTGCAGAACTGGGGTGTACTGTGGATGTGGCACAGTCTTGTCCTGCTGGTGTTGTGTGTCAGCACGAACGTCATTCAACTGACGGGTATCCAGATACGCTGGCCATATCCCGGACTTTGGATCGTTGGCCTGGGGATCTGGGCAGTAATCTTTTGGACTTTGCGCCGCCGATCCGGACCCGTGACTGCTGTCGAACGTCAAATTGCACATGTTTGGGGCGGCAGCATGATTTGTTCGTCGCTGTTATTTGCACTTGAATGGATCATGCATCGTCCTGTACTTGAATTTTCGCCCGTGCTTGGAGCAATTGCCGGGATGGTGTTTCTTGTCAAAGCGGCAATGCTGTCAGGCACATTTTATGTGTCGGCAATGGTTCTATTTGCAACGTCGCCGCTGATGGCCGCGTTGCAGCAGAGTGACCTGCCAAATTTGAGTATTTCATTATTTGGTGTGGTTTCAGCCGGAACCTTCTTTTTTCCAGGTCTCAAGTACTACCGTCAGACCACCAGAGGCGAATCAGACAAGTTGGAGTGGCCAGAGCGACCGCAGCAGGGACGTGGATAG
- a CDS encoding sigma-70 family RNA polymerase sigma factor has translation MTLTPQAVYLENESWLRTVVRSRVRESDAVEDIMQNIALALVRQREVLREIGQLGAWLYQIAVRQVMMYRRTAGRRRNFENRLAQKTRPVDAFSSQLDPVASVLAAERQETVRSAVQQLDELDRQVLMLKYVEGWTYRQLAEMLGVSEDTIEYRLLKARKRLKALLQHQGGAS, from the coding sequence ATGACCTTAACTCCTCAGGCTGTATATCTTGAGAACGAAAGCTGGCTTCGCACCGTTGTGCGCAGTCGTGTCCGTGAATCTGACGCAGTAGAAGACATTATGCAGAACATTGCTCTGGCGCTGGTTCGTCAGAGAGAAGTACTGCGTGAAATTGGTCAGCTGGGTGCATGGCTGTATCAGATAGCTGTACGGCAGGTGATGATGTATCGGCGGACAGCCGGCCGCCGTCGAAATTTTGAGAATCGGCTGGCGCAAAAGACACGACCGGTCGATGCCTTTTCCAGTCAGCTGGATCCGGTTGCCAGCGTGCTGGCTGCGGAGCGTCAGGAAACCGTCCGTTCTGCCGTTCAGCAACTTGACGAACTGGATCGACAGGTGCTCATGTTGAAATACGTTGAGGGATGGACTTACCGTCAGCTGGCCGAAATGCTTGGTGTGTCGGAAGACACAATTGAATATCGACTGCTTAAAGCCCGCAAACGTCTCAAAGCTTTGCTGCAACACCAGGGTGGCGCATCATGA
- a CDS encoding AAA family ATPase: protein MRISEIDIDRFRIWRSLLLRLDMTGLNVIYGPNEAGKTTLMQFVRSVLYGFDPLEEEPVWHREESEVPWKGSLRCEHNGRIWRVSRKAAVSSRGRFRITGGPDDMSREESLDMLRSHTRENVFNDVFALGVRELQQLSTLGSDQVAEYIYGLSLGPHGRQLLRATGNVRQRQTALLADDGKQGRLPELFTNYSQLIAEAQRDDDSREKHDQLTRQRSELLQKIGQLQTRQSEIETELRGLRFISSCFTPWRRKRELNEMLNDLPVIQHSPQDSLVQLSGCERDIGQHTADWQKLTDHTEQLQQQSDRIKIDLPFEKNRYAIQSLVEQAPWLRQIDQQINEAQDRSRDLKRELDHQLKEMGDTWNLERLNSVDASSSSHDQLLQTARKYQNATQRHTKLRKSCRGLSRRSQQELMELNSDLEAMQIESIPESMELERRRLTELENLGRLRLQREQLALKIQTVRKVMSRVDTEDTVPPWVDRAVTGITAVSLALFFFGVIIWSLGVSGPEAVGGSLAASAFAFAGMMWWCIRNGMRNYFDRKTGVRLDDLNDEAGRAEVQLKDVHERIQKIQSQGITGQHLMKMDSGQSSTAHLVECIGECSRHITELERLSRRQERATRRRRRLTQLRERYRTAGQSLNDQRQEWCRLLTSLGMEETVRVQEAFDWWQRIQEIRELHTQWRNSAPEAEGLRRMFDGMATRVRQLGQQVANDDQLDFGRPLEVLTAWQQQLTTHERDRVERNRLSKEIEARSHDTTLTQHQIEAAKLRREAVLTRCGVTSREELMQQADLVQKREEFKVQLKVTTEELNEIVFAEPELAVVEEDLSRFDPQSGRQSIKLLELELEDVENDLNSAHETVGSLKEQIQLLETSRGSQQQHFRRAQLAWDIHRAAEEWHALQHEQDAVRKMRERFEKKNISGTLRMASSYLHRMTSGRYHRIWAPLGEGFLCIDDEYNRTFRVEQLSGGTREQLFLALRFALAREFAERGIELPMVMDDLFVNFDEERSEAALDCLLELGRSGQQILFFTCHQHLAERFRRRNVETLWLPGHRNGTDVNRPEDETAAFLDVETAVNTRLDEPESPLTGSRTPGDRTVSVTDEDSGETQEIPG, encoded by the coding sequence ATGAGAATTTCAGAGATTGACATCGATCGATTCCGGATCTGGCGCAGTCTGTTACTGCGTCTGGATATGACTGGATTGAATGTCATCTACGGACCAAACGAAGCCGGCAAGACGACGTTGATGCAGTTCGTGCGTTCAGTGTTGTACGGCTTTGATCCACTCGAGGAAGAACCCGTCTGGCATCGTGAAGAATCAGAAGTTCCATGGAAGGGTTCACTGCGTTGCGAGCACAATGGTCGAATCTGGCGAGTCAGCCGCAAGGCGGCCGTGTCCAGCCGGGGCCGATTCAGAATTACCGGTGGTCCGGACGATATGTCACGCGAAGAATCGCTGGACATGCTGCGAAGTCATACACGCGAGAATGTATTCAATGACGTTTTTGCACTGGGCGTTCGCGAACTACAGCAACTTTCCACACTCGGCAGTGATCAGGTTGCGGAGTACATATACGGCCTGTCACTGGGACCTCACGGTCGCCAGTTACTCAGAGCAACAGGAAATGTGCGCCAGCGCCAGACAGCCCTGCTTGCCGACGACGGCAAGCAGGGACGACTGCCGGAACTGTTCACCAACTACAGTCAGCTGATTGCTGAGGCACAACGTGACGACGACTCCCGTGAAAAACACGATCAGCTCACCCGCCAACGTTCGGAACTGCTTCAAAAGATCGGACAGCTTCAGACTCGACAGTCTGAGATTGAGACGGAATTGCGAGGTTTAAGGTTCATCAGCAGCTGTTTTACTCCCTGGAGACGCAAACGGGAGTTGAACGAAATGCTGAATGATCTGCCGGTCATTCAACATTCTCCTCAGGATTCTCTGGTGCAGCTTTCCGGCTGCGAACGGGATATCGGCCAACATACCGCTGACTGGCAGAAACTGACGGATCATACAGAACAGCTGCAACAGCAGTCGGATCGGATCAAAATCGATCTACCTTTCGAAAAGAATCGATACGCAATTCAAAGTCTGGTTGAACAGGCTCCCTGGCTGCGGCAGATTGATCAGCAGATTAATGAAGCTCAGGACCGATCGAGAGATCTCAAAAGAGAACTTGACCATCAGTTGAAAGAAATGGGAGACACATGGAATCTTGAGCGTCTGAACTCGGTTGATGCTTCGTCGTCTTCCCATGATCAGCTGCTTCAGACTGCCCGAAAGTATCAGAATGCAACTCAGCGTCACACCAAACTGAGGAAATCGTGTCGAGGTCTTTCCCGTCGCAGCCAGCAGGAGCTGATGGAGCTGAACAGCGATCTCGAAGCGATGCAGATCGAATCGATTCCGGAGTCAATGGAACTCGAGCGGCGTCGACTGACTGAACTCGAAAATCTTGGTCGTCTGCGACTTCAAAGGGAACAGCTGGCACTTAAGATTCAGACTGTCCGAAAAGTTATGAGTCGTGTGGATACGGAAGACACGGTTCCCCCATGGGTTGATCGAGCCGTTACAGGAATCACAGCAGTCTCGCTGGCGCTCTTTTTCTTTGGTGTGATCATCTGGAGCCTGGGCGTGTCAGGACCGGAAGCTGTCGGGGGTTCTCTGGCGGCTTCCGCGTTCGCATTCGCCGGCATGATGTGGTGGTGCATTCGTAACGGAATGCGCAATTATTTTGACCGAAAGACCGGGGTCCGGCTTGACGACCTTAATGATGAAGCCGGCCGGGCTGAAGTACAACTGAAGGATGTTCACGAACGTATTCAGAAAATCCAGTCACAGGGAATTACCGGCCAACACCTGATGAAAATGGATTCGGGACAGTCGTCGACTGCTCATCTCGTGGAATGTATTGGTGAGTGCTCACGGCATATTACGGAACTTGAACGTCTGTCGCGTCGACAGGAACGCGCCACCAGGCGTCGTCGTCGACTTACGCAGCTTCGGGAGCGGTACCGTACCGCAGGACAGTCACTGAATGACCAGCGTCAGGAATGGTGTCGACTGTTAACTTCACTGGGAATGGAAGAAACTGTCCGGGTTCAGGAAGCGTTTGACTGGTGGCAGCGTATTCAGGAAATCCGTGAACTTCACACTCAATGGCGAAATTCAGCACCCGAAGCTGAGGGCCTTCGCCGAATGTTTGATGGCATGGCAACCCGGGTCAGACAGCTGGGACAGCAGGTTGCAAATGATGATCAGCTGGATTTCGGCCGCCCCCTGGAAGTGCTGACCGCGTGGCAGCAGCAGTTGACGACACACGAACGCGATCGAGTGGAACGTAATCGTCTGAGCAAAGAAATCGAAGCCCGCTCCCATGATACCACATTGACACAGCATCAGATTGAAGCTGCCAAACTCCGTCGCGAAGCTGTACTCACACGCTGTGGTGTAACGAGTCGGGAAGAACTGATGCAACAGGCGGATTTGGTTCAGAAGCGTGAAGAATTTAAGGTACAGCTGAAAGTCACAACGGAAGAACTGAACGAAATTGTCTTTGCAGAACCTGAACTTGCAGTTGTCGAAGAGGACCTGAGCCGCTTCGATCCTCAGAGCGGACGGCAGTCTATAAAGCTGCTCGAACTCGAACTGGAAGATGTTGAGAACGATCTCAATTCGGCACACGAAACGGTTGGCAGCCTGAAAGAACAAATTCAACTTCTCGAAACATCACGGGGGTCTCAGCAGCAGCATTTCAGGCGAGCACAACTGGCATGGGATATCCACAGGGCAGCTGAGGAATGGCATGCTCTACAGCATGAACAGGATGCTGTTCGAAAGATGCGGGAACGATTCGAAAAGAAAAACATCTCCGGAACATTACGGATGGCCTCATCCTATCTGCATCGTATGACATCCGGACGCTATCACCGGATCTGGGCACCGCTTGGTGAAGGGTTTCTGTGCATCGACGATGAATACAATCGTACATTTCGTGTGGAACAACTCAGTGGCGGAACACGCGAACAGCTGTTCCTTGCCCTCCGTTTTGCACTGGCTCGGGAATTTGCGGAACGAGGCATCGAACTTCCGATGGTGATGGACGACCTGTTTGTCAATTTCGATGAAGAACGCTCCGAAGCGGCACTCGACTGTTTGCTTGAACTGGGGCGCAGCGGACAGCAGATACTGTTCTTCACCTGCCATCAGCACCTGGCGGAACGTTTCCGCAGACGGAATGTGGAAACGTTGTGGCTGCCCGGACATCGAAACGGCACGGATGTGAATCGCCCGGAAGATGAAACGGCTGCATTTCTCGACGTTGAAACAGCAGTGAACACGCGACTGGACGAGCCTGAGTCTCCACTGACTGGCTCCCGAACGCCCGGTGATCGAACGGTGTCGGTAACAGACGAAGACTCCGGCGAAACTCAGGAAATCCCTGGCTGA
- a CDS encoding WxcM-like domain-containing protein — MAIFVHPQGICESSQVGEGTRVWAFAHLLPGACVGDNCNICDHVFVENDVVIGDRTTVKCGVQLWDGMRVGNDVFIGPNATFTNDKFPRSGQWQDSVVQTIIEDGASIGANATILPGLRIGKRAMIGAGAVVTHDVPPGAILVGNPARITGYVGMHSPSARLTSEEKSLQPGLRKPVLGEAFLIALPSHSDARGNLAVAEFSELPFMPQRMFFVHDVPSQYVRGEHAHRICQQLLVCVEGSVAVVVDDGRTREEVLLDTPGLGLYIPANLWTTQYRHQPHSVVAVFASHPYDPDDYIRDYNEFIDLAGKKGTCRSVK; from the coding sequence ATGGCTATTTTTGTTCATCCCCAGGGCATCTGTGAAAGTAGTCAAGTCGGCGAAGGTACCCGTGTGTGGGCGTTCGCCCATTTACTACCGGGAGCCTGTGTCGGGGACAACTGCAACATTTGCGACCACGTCTTTGTGGAAAACGATGTCGTTATCGGCGACCGCACGACAGTCAAATGCGGCGTGCAGCTTTGGGACGGAATGCGCGTTGGCAACGACGTGTTCATCGGCCCCAACGCTACGTTCACGAATGACAAATTTCCCCGCAGCGGTCAGTGGCAGGATTCGGTCGTTCAGACCATCATTGAAGATGGTGCATCCATCGGAGCAAACGCAACCATTCTGCCAGGACTGCGGATTGGCAAGCGAGCAATGATCGGTGCCGGAGCGGTCGTGACGCACGACGTCCCCCCCGGAGCGATTTTAGTGGGCAATCCGGCCCGGATCACCGGTTATGTCGGAATGCACTCACCGAGTGCCCGTTTGACTTCAGAAGAGAAATCTCTGCAGCCAGGACTCCGTAAACCAGTTCTGGGTGAGGCTTTTCTGATCGCACTGCCGAGTCACAGCGACGCCCGAGGCAACCTGGCGGTGGCAGAATTTTCGGAACTGCCGTTTATGCCGCAAAGGATGTTCTTTGTTCATGACGTACCAAGCCAGTATGTCCGGGGAGAGCACGCACACCGAATTTGTCAGCAACTCCTGGTCTGTGTGGAAGGTTCGGTGGCCGTTGTCGTGGACGACGGTCGCACACGGGAAGAGGTACTGCTGGATACGCCCGGTCTTGGTCTGTACATCCCTGCAAACCTGTGGACAACACAGTACAGACATCAACCTCACTCAGTCGTTGCCGTCTTTGCATCACATCCCTACGATCCTGATGATTACATTCGGGACTACAACGAATTTATCGATCTCGCAGGAAAGAAAGGCACCTGCCGTTCAGTCAAATGA
- a CDS encoding cyclopropane-fatty-acyl-phospholipid synthase family protein — translation MFGKDARSRRQLKQARLLFEYLRGRLKSPISVRLWDGSVIPLADNVEPGMEILISGPDVIGTLLRRPTAETLLRVFARGGIDYSGAGLVEFIEKARVRNSRRKTQRLPLALLARFASAFLFEKGTRATSDHSFNGDETGRSRQQRDNKNFIQFHYDVSNRFYGLFLDSQLVYSCAYFRNWNESLEQAQVNKLDMICRKLRLQSGDRFLDIGCGWGALICHAAKHYGVQAYGVTLSGHQLALAQQRIQTEGLSDRVTVELKDYADIEGQFDKIASIGMVEHVGIDNMAGYMRKVNSLLPDRGMFLNHGITRPGKMTDKAFRRMSPERRLLAKYIFPGGELDHLGHMIQATEAGGFDVHDVEGWRDHYSLTCRHWCRRLEANRDAAIREVGPEKYRLWVLYLAGCAFALGDGGARIYQTVATKHQTKGLSGMPCTREHLYAEPPPVDQNSHAA, via the coding sequence ATGTTTGGCAAGGACGCACGTTCCCGGAGGCAGCTTAAACAGGCTCGATTGCTTTTTGAATATCTGCGTGGACGGCTCAAATCACCTATTTCCGTGCGTCTTTGGGATGGGTCCGTCATTCCACTGGCTGACAACGTTGAACCAGGAATGGAGATTCTAATTTCGGGACCGGACGTAATCGGAACACTGTTGCGACGACCCACAGCCGAAACCCTTCTTCGAGTTTTCGCTCGAGGAGGAATCGATTATTCGGGTGCAGGCCTCGTCGAGTTTATCGAAAAAGCAAGAGTGCGCAACAGCCGCCGGAAGACTCAAAGACTCCCGCTGGCTTTGCTCGCACGGTTTGCATCGGCATTCCTGTTTGAAAAAGGAACGCGGGCAACTTCTGATCATTCTTTCAATGGAGATGAAACGGGCCGCAGCCGTCAACAGCGTGACAACAAAAACTTCATCCAGTTTCACTATGACGTTAGTAACCGGTTTTACGGTTTGTTTCTGGACAGTCAACTGGTCTACAGCTGTGCCTATTTTCGAAACTGGAATGAATCACTTGAGCAGGCACAGGTCAACAAACTGGATATGATTTGTCGAAAACTTCGGCTGCAAAGCGGCGACCGTTTCCTTGATATCGGCTGTGGTTGGGGAGCCCTGATTTGTCATGCCGCGAAACACTATGGCGTTCAGGCATACGGAGTCACCCTGTCCGGGCATCAACTTGCTCTAGCTCAGCAGCGGATTCAGACAGAAGGCCTTTCCGATCGTGTCACCGTAGAATTAAAAGACTACGCAGACATCGAGGGACAGTTTGACAAGATTGCCAGCATTGGCATGGTGGAACATGTAGGCATTGACAATATGGCCGGCTATATGCGGAAGGTAAATTCGCTTCTGCCGGACCGTGGAATGTTCCTGAATCACGGAATCACCCGACCAGGCAAGATGACAGACAAAGCATTTCGTCGCATGTCACCGGAACGTCGGCTGCTGGCAAAGTATATCTTCCCCGGAGGCGAACTCGATCACCTTGGCCATATGATTCAGGCAACAGAAGCAGGCGGATTTGATGTGCATGATGTTGAAGGATGGCGCGACCACTATTCGCTCACCTGTCGTCACTGGTGCCGTCGGCTGGAGGCAAATCGAGACGCAGCGATTCGGGAAGTCGGTCCTGAAAAATACCGACTGTGGGTGCTGTATCTTGCTGGTTGCGCCTTTGCATTGGGTGACGGCGGAGCAAGGATTTATCAGACTGTTGCCACAAAGCATCAGACAAAAGGACTGAGCGGCATGCCCTGTACCAGAGAGCATCTGTATGCAGAACCGCCACCGGTCGATCAGAATAGTCACGCTGCGTAG
- a CDS encoding DegT/DnrJ/EryC1/StrS family aminotransferase, translating to MNRLSVPLFDCRPQYENLRVEHDSAVARVLQSGWYLSGDETRNFESSFADFCGVGHAVGVGNGTDALELALRAVGCEAGDEVVMAANAGMYAAAAAIQVGATPVFADVDAASLLISADSVARMLSDRTRAVVVTHLFGQVMDMTPLRRVIGSQPVHLIEDGAQAHGAQDSTGRRVGSLGHLATFSFYPTKNLGAFGDAGAVVTDDSALAQVVRELAQYGWSKKYEARRPRGRNSRMDEVQAAVLSVRLPCLDAWNRRRREIVARYTAACSNTAVNFVSSASHSNACHLCVIRHPRRKTFRATLCEAGIASDVHYPLLDVQQPAVAEAGCRSDILTESLAAQGEIVSLPCFPGLNENQVDHVCHILGNLD from the coding sequence ATGAATCGCCTCAGTGTCCCATTGTTCGACTGTCGTCCCCAGTATGAGAACCTCCGTGTTGAGCACGACTCGGCCGTCGCCCGCGTGCTTCAAAGTGGATGGTACCTGTCGGGTGATGAAACCCGCAACTTTGAATCCTCGTTTGCCGATTTTTGCGGAGTCGGGCATGCCGTGGGTGTTGGAAACGGTACCGATGCTCTCGAACTGGCGTTGCGTGCTGTCGGATGCGAGGCGGGAGACGAAGTCGTGATGGCCGCCAACGCCGGGATGTACGCCGCAGCTGCAGCCATCCAGGTTGGGGCAACACCCGTCTTTGCTGACGTCGACGCAGCATCGCTGCTGATCTCCGCAGACTCTGTTGCCCGTATGCTGTCTGATCGGACGCGGGCGGTGGTCGTGACACATCTGTTCGGCCAGGTGATGGATATGACGCCCCTGCGCAGGGTAATCGGAAGCCAACCGGTGCATCTGATTGAAGATGGAGCCCAGGCACACGGTGCACAGGACAGCACAGGCCGGCGAGTCGGAAGCCTCGGCCACCTGGCTACATTCAGCTTCTACCCGACAAAAAATCTGGGAGCCTTCGGTGATGCCGGCGCCGTTGTAACAGACGATTCTGCACTGGCACAGGTAGTTCGGGAACTGGCTCAGTACGGCTGGTCAAAAAAATATGAGGCCCGGCGACCCCGAGGACGTAACAGCCGGATGGATGAAGTTCAGGCGGCCGTGCTGAGTGTTCGTCTGCCGTGCCTGGACGCGTGGAACCGGAGACGCCGGGAGATTGTCGCCCGCTACACCGCCGCCTGCAGCAATACGGCTGTAAATTTTGTCTCATCGGCCAGTCACAGTAACGCCTGCCATCTGTGTGTCATCCGCCATCCCCGGCGAAAAACATTTCGCGCAACACTTTGTGAGGCAGGGATTGCCAGCGACGTACATTATCCTTTGCTGGACGTGCAGCAACCGGCGGTAGCCGAAGCCGGATGTCGCTCCGATATCCTGACCGAGTCGCTTGCGGCCCAGGGTGAGATCGTTTCGCTCCCCTGTTTTCCCGGCCTGAATGAAAACCAGGTCGATCACGTTTGTCATATTCTCGGAAACCTTGACTGA